One Calliopsis andreniformis isolate RMS-2024a chromosome 9, iyCalAndr_principal, whole genome shotgun sequence genomic window carries:
- the LOC143184052 gene encoding uncharacterized protein LOC143184052 isoform X2 produces MANACNLLPSGKKGLKDDKENELLQHEAEGIKVIEIRMDVVRSMERLYAVPSEKLRVWSVWLTKVGEIADEWQRWLRAHIDLIVRLSDHLQAAEEAIRQAQEGEDKSQQSLSGEQGEKKSLATVGDSVREDGEVVETLDGREDAAVETEEQAESTEEEEIIEQSSEEAGDVGDLEGEEDDPQAASETSVTQEQHGNLMTWPIGRPWQHLGLIDKLKEEEFEKLSMPRNEEEMRQLVQKFTQEATIFRSYYKHWTETADQAVKEIGGRLVMATYITQGKGKRESERLSLESSRYFSALSGLGAPGAESKGSVTLPTDPAEEKSVKSAESDAFVTPDVSKSDAPTVIENVPDSMSAKTATSTATGKQQAKVKPSEETLVVDDLLKDCARASEPIPYLFYLKTEPDIDIAIEHDDEAVIPVDLERESILGNYKRLFYNLEDKPCKGGKPWL; encoded by the exons GAAAATGAGTTGCTGCAGCATGAAGCGGAGGGGATCAAAGTCATCGAAATTCGAAT GGATGTCGTCAGATCTATGGAACGTTTGTACGCTGTACCGTCGGAAAAGCTGCGCGTCTGGTCGGTTTGGCTCACGAAGGTCGGGGAAATTGCCGACGAATGGCAGAGATGGCTACGCGCTCACATCGATCTTATAGTAAGACTCTCGGACCATTTACAGGCAGCCGAAGAAGCCATAAGACAAGCTCAAGAG GGAGAAGACAAGTCGCAGCAAAGTCTCAGTGGTGAGCAAGGTGAGAAGAAAAGTCTAGCCACTGTTGGCGATTCAGTTCGAG AAGACGGAGAGGTCGTAGAAACATTAGACGGTCGCGAAGATGCAGCAGTTGAGACCGAAGAACAGGCCGAGTCGACCGAAGAAGAGGAAATTATCGAACAATCATCTGAAGAGGCAGGAGATGTGGGTGATCTCGAAGGGGAAGAAGACGATCCGCAGGCAGCCTCTGAAACCTCGGTAACACAGG AGCAACACGGAAACTTGATGACTTGGCCCATTGGAAGACCATGGCAGCATTTAGGTTTAATCGATAAACTTAAAGAAGAAGAATTTGAA AAGCTGTCTATGCCGAGAAACGAAGAGGAGATGCGGCAGCTTGTGCAGAAATTCACGCAGGAGGCTACCATCTTTAGGTCTTATTATAAACACTGGACGGAGACAGCAGATCAG GCGGTGAAGGAAATTGGAGGCAGACTTGTAATGGCTACGTACATAACCCAAGGAAAGGGCAAGCGAGAGTCGGAGAGGCTCAGTTTGGAGTCTTCTCGTTATTTCAGCGCACTGAGTGGCTTAGGTGCTCCTGGAGCCGAAAGCAAGGGTTCCGTAACCCTGCCCACAGACCCAGCCGAAGAGAAATCCGTGAAATCGGCCGAGAGTGATGCGTTTGTCACGCCAGATGTGTCGAAATCAGATGCACCTACGGTCATTGAAAATGTGCCCGACTCTATGTCTGCGAAAACAGCCACTTCAACAGCGACGGGAAAGCAGCAAGCGAAAGTG AAACCAAGCGAGGAAACACTAGTCGTCGATGACTTGCTCAAAGACTGTGCACGCGCGTCTGAGCCTATACCGTACTTGTTCTACTTAAAAACGGAACCGGACATCGATATCGCCATCGAACACGATGACGAGGCAGTTATACCGGTTGATCTCGAACGCGAAAGCATCCTTGGCAACTACAAACGACTCTTTTACAACTTGGAAGACAAACCTTGCAAAGGAGGAAAACCCTGGCTATAA
- the LOC143184052 gene encoding uncharacterized protein LOC143184052 isoform X1, which translates to MLWKETKSMGLGMATGSDGKIYVVCNYEPPGNVDGKFATNVTSKPVENELLQHEAEGIKVIEIRMDVVRSMERLYAVPSEKLRVWSVWLTKVGEIADEWQRWLRAHIDLIVRLSDHLQAAEEAIRQAQEGEDKSQQSLSGEQGEKKSLATVGDSVREDGEVVETLDGREDAAVETEEQAESTEEEEIIEQSSEEAGDVGDLEGEEDDPQAASETSVTQEQHGNLMTWPIGRPWQHLGLIDKLKEEEFEKLSMPRNEEEMRQLVQKFTQEATIFRSYYKHWTETADQAVKEIGGRLVMATYITQGKGKRESERLSLESSRYFSALSGLGAPGAESKGSVTLPTDPAEEKSVKSAESDAFVTPDVSKSDAPTVIENVPDSMSAKTATSTATGKQQAKVKPSEETLVVDDLLKDCARASEPIPYLFYLKTEPDIDIAIEHDDEAVIPVDLERESILGNYKRLFYNLEDKPCKGGKPWL; encoded by the exons GAAAATGAGTTGCTGCAGCATGAAGCGGAGGGGATCAAAGTCATCGAAATTCGAAT GGATGTCGTCAGATCTATGGAACGTTTGTACGCTGTACCGTCGGAAAAGCTGCGCGTCTGGTCGGTTTGGCTCACGAAGGTCGGGGAAATTGCCGACGAATGGCAGAGATGGCTACGCGCTCACATCGATCTTATAGTAAGACTCTCGGACCATTTACAGGCAGCCGAAGAAGCCATAAGACAAGCTCAAGAG GGAGAAGACAAGTCGCAGCAAAGTCTCAGTGGTGAGCAAGGTGAGAAGAAAAGTCTAGCCACTGTTGGCGATTCAGTTCGAG AAGACGGAGAGGTCGTAGAAACATTAGACGGTCGCGAAGATGCAGCAGTTGAGACCGAAGAACAGGCCGAGTCGACCGAAGAAGAGGAAATTATCGAACAATCATCTGAAGAGGCAGGAGATGTGGGTGATCTCGAAGGGGAAGAAGACGATCCGCAGGCAGCCTCTGAAACCTCGGTAACACAGG AGCAACACGGAAACTTGATGACTTGGCCCATTGGAAGACCATGGCAGCATTTAGGTTTAATCGATAAACTTAAAGAAGAAGAATTTGAA AAGCTGTCTATGCCGAGAAACGAAGAGGAGATGCGGCAGCTTGTGCAGAAATTCACGCAGGAGGCTACCATCTTTAGGTCTTATTATAAACACTGGACGGAGACAGCAGATCAG GCGGTGAAGGAAATTGGAGGCAGACTTGTAATGGCTACGTACATAACCCAAGGAAAGGGCAAGCGAGAGTCGGAGAGGCTCAGTTTGGAGTCTTCTCGTTATTTCAGCGCACTGAGTGGCTTAGGTGCTCCTGGAGCCGAAAGCAAGGGTTCCGTAACCCTGCCCACAGACCCAGCCGAAGAGAAATCCGTGAAATCGGCCGAGAGTGATGCGTTTGTCACGCCAGATGTGTCGAAATCAGATGCACCTACGGTCATTGAAAATGTGCCCGACTCTATGTCTGCGAAAACAGCCACTTCAACAGCGACGGGAAAGCAGCAAGCGAAAGTG AAACCAAGCGAGGAAACACTAGTCGTCGATGACTTGCTCAAAGACTGTGCACGCGCGTCTGAGCCTATACCGTACTTGTTCTACTTAAAAACGGAACCGGACATCGATATCGCCATCGAACACGATGACGAGGCAGTTATACCGGTTGATCTCGAACGCGAAAGCATCCTTGGCAACTACAAACGACTCTTTTACAACTTGGAAGACAAACCTTGCAAAGGAGGAAAACCCTGGCTATAA
- the LOC143184052 gene encoding uncharacterized protein LOC143184052 isoform X3: MDVVRSMERLYAVPSEKLRVWSVWLTKVGEIADEWQRWLRAHIDLIVRLSDHLQAAEEAIRQAQEGEDKSQQSLSGEQGEKKSLATVGDSVREDGEVVETLDGREDAAVETEEQAESTEEEEIIEQSSEEAGDVGDLEGEEDDPQAASETSVTQEQHGNLMTWPIGRPWQHLGLIDKLKEEEFEKLSMPRNEEEMRQLVQKFTQEATIFRSYYKHWTETADQAVKEIGGRLVMATYITQGKGKRESERLSLESSRYFSALSGLGAPGAESKGSVTLPTDPAEEKSVKSAESDAFVTPDVSKSDAPTVIENVPDSMSAKTATSTATGKQQAKVKPSEETLVVDDLLKDCARASEPIPYLFYLKTEPDIDIAIEHDDEAVIPVDLERESILGNYKRLFYNLEDKPCKGGKPWL, encoded by the exons AT GGATGTCGTCAGATCTATGGAACGTTTGTACGCTGTACCGTCGGAAAAGCTGCGCGTCTGGTCGGTTTGGCTCACGAAGGTCGGGGAAATTGCCGACGAATGGCAGAGATGGCTACGCGCTCACATCGATCTTATAGTAAGACTCTCGGACCATTTACAGGCAGCCGAAGAAGCCATAAGACAAGCTCAAGAG GGAGAAGACAAGTCGCAGCAAAGTCTCAGTGGTGAGCAAGGTGAGAAGAAAAGTCTAGCCACTGTTGGCGATTCAGTTCGAG AAGACGGAGAGGTCGTAGAAACATTAGACGGTCGCGAAGATGCAGCAGTTGAGACCGAAGAACAGGCCGAGTCGACCGAAGAAGAGGAAATTATCGAACAATCATCTGAAGAGGCAGGAGATGTGGGTGATCTCGAAGGGGAAGAAGACGATCCGCAGGCAGCCTCTGAAACCTCGGTAACACAGG AGCAACACGGAAACTTGATGACTTGGCCCATTGGAAGACCATGGCAGCATTTAGGTTTAATCGATAAACTTAAAGAAGAAGAATTTGAA AAGCTGTCTATGCCGAGAAACGAAGAGGAGATGCGGCAGCTTGTGCAGAAATTCACGCAGGAGGCTACCATCTTTAGGTCTTATTATAAACACTGGACGGAGACAGCAGATCAG GCGGTGAAGGAAATTGGAGGCAGACTTGTAATGGCTACGTACATAACCCAAGGAAAGGGCAAGCGAGAGTCGGAGAGGCTCAGTTTGGAGTCTTCTCGTTATTTCAGCGCACTGAGTGGCTTAGGTGCTCCTGGAGCCGAAAGCAAGGGTTCCGTAACCCTGCCCACAGACCCAGCCGAAGAGAAATCCGTGAAATCGGCCGAGAGTGATGCGTTTGTCACGCCAGATGTGTCGAAATCAGATGCACCTACGGTCATTGAAAATGTGCCCGACTCTATGTCTGCGAAAACAGCCACTTCAACAGCGACGGGAAAGCAGCAAGCGAAAGTG AAACCAAGCGAGGAAACACTAGTCGTCGATGACTTGCTCAAAGACTGTGCACGCGCGTCTGAGCCTATACCGTACTTGTTCTACTTAAAAACGGAACCGGACATCGATATCGCCATCGAACACGATGACGAGGCAGTTATACCGGTTGATCTCGAACGCGAAAGCATCCTTGGCAACTACAAACGACTCTTTTACAACTTGGAAGACAAACCTTGCAAAGGAGGAAAACCCTGGCTATAA
- the LOC143184052 gene encoding uncharacterized protein LOC143184052 isoform X4 produces MERLYAVPSEKLRVWSVWLTKVGEIADEWQRWLRAHIDLIVRLSDHLQAAEEAIRQAQEGEDKSQQSLSGEQGEKKSLATVGDSVREDGEVVETLDGREDAAVETEEQAESTEEEEIIEQSSEEAGDVGDLEGEEDDPQAASETSVTQEQHGNLMTWPIGRPWQHLGLIDKLKEEEFEKLSMPRNEEEMRQLVQKFTQEATIFRSYYKHWTETADQAVKEIGGRLVMATYITQGKGKRESERLSLESSRYFSALSGLGAPGAESKGSVTLPTDPAEEKSVKSAESDAFVTPDVSKSDAPTVIENVPDSMSAKTATSTATGKQQAKVKPSEETLVVDDLLKDCARASEPIPYLFYLKTEPDIDIAIEHDDEAVIPVDLERESILGNYKRLFYNLEDKPCKGGKPWL; encoded by the exons ATGGAACGTTTGTACGCTGTACCGTCGGAAAAGCTGCGCGTCTGGTCGGTTTGGCTCACGAAGGTCGGGGAAATTGCCGACGAATGGCAGAGATGGCTACGCGCTCACATCGATCTTATAGTAAGACTCTCGGACCATTTACAGGCAGCCGAAGAAGCCATAAGACAAGCTCAAGAG GGAGAAGACAAGTCGCAGCAAAGTCTCAGTGGTGAGCAAGGTGAGAAGAAAAGTCTAGCCACTGTTGGCGATTCAGTTCGAG AAGACGGAGAGGTCGTAGAAACATTAGACGGTCGCGAAGATGCAGCAGTTGAGACCGAAGAACAGGCCGAGTCGACCGAAGAAGAGGAAATTATCGAACAATCATCTGAAGAGGCAGGAGATGTGGGTGATCTCGAAGGGGAAGAAGACGATCCGCAGGCAGCCTCTGAAACCTCGGTAACACAGG AGCAACACGGAAACTTGATGACTTGGCCCATTGGAAGACCATGGCAGCATTTAGGTTTAATCGATAAACTTAAAGAAGAAGAATTTGAA AAGCTGTCTATGCCGAGAAACGAAGAGGAGATGCGGCAGCTTGTGCAGAAATTCACGCAGGAGGCTACCATCTTTAGGTCTTATTATAAACACTGGACGGAGACAGCAGATCAG GCGGTGAAGGAAATTGGAGGCAGACTTGTAATGGCTACGTACATAACCCAAGGAAAGGGCAAGCGAGAGTCGGAGAGGCTCAGTTTGGAGTCTTCTCGTTATTTCAGCGCACTGAGTGGCTTAGGTGCTCCTGGAGCCGAAAGCAAGGGTTCCGTAACCCTGCCCACAGACCCAGCCGAAGAGAAATCCGTGAAATCGGCCGAGAGTGATGCGTTTGTCACGCCAGATGTGTCGAAATCAGATGCACCTACGGTCATTGAAAATGTGCCCGACTCTATGTCTGCGAAAACAGCCACTTCAACAGCGACGGGAAAGCAGCAAGCGAAAGTG AAACCAAGCGAGGAAACACTAGTCGTCGATGACTTGCTCAAAGACTGTGCACGCGCGTCTGAGCCTATACCGTACTTGTTCTACTTAAAAACGGAACCGGACATCGATATCGCCATCGAACACGATGACGAGGCAGTTATACCGGTTGATCTCGAACGCGAAAGCATCCTTGGCAACTACAAACGACTCTTTTACAACTTGGAAGACAAACCTTGCAAAGGAGGAAAACCCTGGCTATAA